In Syntrophomonadaceae bacterium, a genomic segment contains:
- the minE gene encoding cell division topological specificity factor MinE gives MLDFLQRVFGREPAMGTKQVAKERLRLVLVHDRAGMSPKLIEALREDLIKVISEYMEIDQEGFEVKLSHASDSVALVANIPILKIKRLFSD, from the coding sequence ATGTTGGATTTCTTGCAGCGAGTTTTCGGCAGAGAGCCGGCCATGGGTACGAAGCAGGTCGCAAAAGAAAGACTCCGGCTGGTTCTGGTGCACGATCGGGCTGGAATGTCCCCTAAATTAATTGAGGCGTTAAGAGAAGACCTGATTAAAGTGATTTCTGAATATATGGAGATTGACCAGGAAGGTTTTGAGGTAAAATTAAGCCACGCCAGCGACTCGGTGGCACTTGTTGCTAATATACCGATACTGAAAATAAAGCGTTTATTCAGCGATTAA
- the minC gene encoding septum site-determining protein MinC has product MISPQQNGQPSWQVGLPEKFSPSFHLSGTQPDPLRPERTGRERKEQGPNGVAMDYRTVLIQRTVRSGQSIRYPGNVVVMGDVNPGAEIIAAGNIIVMGNLRGMAHAGAAGNQNAVVVAFRLKPTQLRIAEHITRAPDGETVKPNQPEIARIQDGFVVIERYQPNSLRFPAF; this is encoded by the coding sequence ATGATTTCACCGCAACAAAATGGACAACCTTCATGGCAGGTGGGCCTTCCTGAGAAGTTTTCCCCTTCCTTTCATCTTTCAGGGACCCAGCCGGACCCACTGCGGCCGGAGCGAACGGGACGGGAAAGGAAAGAGCAGGGGCCTAACGGAGTAGCGATGGACTACCGGACCGTGCTCATCCAACGAACTGTAAGGTCCGGTCAAAGCATTCGCTACCCGGGTAATGTGGTGGTTATGGGAGATGTAAACCCCGGAGCGGAGATAATAGCTGCTGGTAATATTATAGTGATGGGTAATCTAAGAGGAATGGCTCATGCTGGGGCCGCAGGCAACCAAAATGCAGTCGTGGTTGCTTTCCGCCTTAAGCCCACTCAACTGCGAATTGCAGAACATATTACCAGAGCTCCGGACGGCGAAACCGTTAAGCCGAATCAGCCTGAGATTGCCCGGATACAGGACGGGTTTGTTGTTATTGAGCGGTATCAACCTAATTCGCTGCGATTTCCTGCTTTTTAA
- a CDS encoding acyl-CoA dehydrogenase family protein: protein MFELSEDLVVIQKLARDFALNEIAPTVDKDDKEHRFRRDIVDKMGELGFLGCQIPEEYGGSGMGFLAATVIAEQMARVHSSMRLPFNMQMGPALAIYKYGSEEQKRKYLPGLCSGEQMGCFAITEPDAGSDVAAMKATAIRDGDHYVFNGCKTWISNAQVADLALVYAYTDPSQKVKGISAFIVEMNVPGISVAPITEKLGTWAAPTGEVTFDNCRVPKDALLGKEGEGFKICMSQLDDTRLGCAAGALGVAHGCLDAVLEYANQRKQFGQEIGKFQMIQDMIAQMVVDIEAARMLVYRAAWQKDQGMNNTRETSIGKYFVAETANKCADFAMKILGAYGYSEEYPVARYYRDAKSYQIVEGSSIIQKLIIANDALGYRKANR from the coding sequence ATGTTCGAATTAAGCGAAGACCTGGTTGTCATTCAAAAACTGGCCCGGGATTTTGCCCTGAACGAGATTGCTCCTACAGTAGATAAGGACGATAAGGAACACCGTTTCCGTAGGGATATCGTGGACAAGATGGGCGAGCTGGGCTTTTTGGGGTGCCAGATTCCTGAAGAGTATGGCGGAAGCGGAATGGGATTTTTAGCTGCTACCGTCATCGCTGAGCAGATGGCCAGGGTACACAGCAGCATGCGGTTGCCATTCAACATGCAAATGGGGCCGGCCCTGGCTATCTATAAATATGGCTCCGAGGAACAAAAGCGCAAATACCTGCCTGGCCTTTGCAGCGGTGAGCAGATGGGCTGTTTTGCTATTACTGAGCCAGATGCCGGCTCTGATGTTGCTGCTATGAAGGCTACGGCTATCCGGGATGGGGACCACTACGTGTTTAACGGCTGCAAAACCTGGATTTCCAATGCGCAGGTGGCAGACCTGGCCCTTGTCTATGCTTATACGGATCCTTCTCAGAAGGTGAAGGGTATATCGGCGTTCATTGTTGAAATGAATGTGCCGGGGATTAGTGTCGCTCCTATTACTGAGAAGCTGGGCACATGGGCTGCGCCTACCGGAGAAGTGACCTTTGATAATTGTCGCGTACCTAAAGACGCCTTATTGGGTAAAGAAGGTGAAGGCTTTAAGATCTGCATGTCTCAGCTAGACGACACCCGTCTGGGCTGTGCCGCTGGTGCTTTGGGTGTGGCCCATGGCTGTTTGGATGCGGTATTGGAATATGCTAATCAGCGCAAGCAGTTCGGGCAGGAAATCGGCAAGTTCCAAATGATTCAGGATATGATAGCCCAGATGGTTGTTGATATTGAGGCCGCCAGGATGTTGGTTTACCGGGCAGCATGGCAAAAGGACCAGGGCATGAACAATACCCGGGAAACTTCCATCGGCAAATACTTTGTCGCTGAGACAGCCAATAAATGCGCTGACTTCGCCATGAAGATCCTTGGTGCTTATGGCTATTCCGAGGAATACCCGGTGGCCAGGTATTACCGCGATGCCAAGTCATATCAAATTGTTGAGGGTTCTTCAATTATCCAGAAGCTAATAATTGCTAACGATGCCTTGGGTTACAGGAAGGCAAACAGGTAA
- a CDS encoding TAXI family TRAP transporter solute-binding subunit, with the protein MYFILGNGMASMFQNRVPNIRASAQATEGSAQNMLLLRRGDVNVAFTMNQVAAHAYNGTDRFAGNPNKDLRVLTALYPNVVQIVARAGSGVRNVNDFFGKRFAPGAAGSGTELNTREVFGVHGIDYRDRQHVRMDYVGFTAAAELIRNGQSDGLLINAGIPVSALLDLATTTDVNFISLDQSRIDELTRRFNHYFPFTIPANTYRGQTDPVRTVGQANLLLTTANMPDDVAYFLTRAVFEHHADLLAVHSAARDITLQAALRGHMGIPLHPGAARYFAERGLRLP; encoded by the coding sequence GTGTATTTTATTCTGGGCAATGGCATGGCCAGCATGTTTCAAAACAGGGTTCCCAATATCCGCGCTTCTGCCCAGGCAACTGAGGGAAGTGCCCAGAACATGCTGTTACTAAGGCGTGGCGATGTCAATGTTGCCTTTACCATGAACCAGGTGGCAGCTCATGCTTATAACGGTACAGACCGTTTTGCCGGCAATCCTAATAAAGACCTGCGCGTCTTGACGGCCCTTTACCCCAACGTAGTCCAAATTGTGGCCCGGGCCGGGTCTGGGGTGAGAAACGTTAACGACTTCTTCGGTAAGCGGTTTGCGCCCGGAGCGGCGGGCAGCGGCACAGAACTGAATACCCGCGAGGTTTTTGGGGTTCACGGGATTGATTACCGGGATCGCCAGCATGTCAGAATGGACTATGTTGGCTTTACTGCGGCGGCAGAGTTAATCAGAAACGGACAGAGCGACGGCCTCTTGATTAATGCCGGTATCCCTGTTAGCGCCTTGTTAGATTTGGCTACCACAACGGATGTGAACTTCATTTCGCTGGATCAGAGCAGGATCGACGAGCTTACACGCAGATTCAATCATTATTTTCCATTTACCATCCCGGCCAATACCTACAGGGGACAGACTGACCCGGTGCGGACGGTTGGCCAGGCTAACCTGTTATTGACCACAGCTAATATGCCTGATGACGTAGCTTATTTCTTAACCAGAGCCGTTTTCGAGCATCATGCAGACTTGTTGGCAGTTCATTCCGCAGCCAGGGATATCACCCTGCAGGCTGCCTTGCGCGGACACATGGGGATTCCCCTGCATCCCGGAGCGGCCAGATACTTTGCGGAAAGGGGCCTTAGGCTGCCCTGA
- a CDS encoding acyl-CoA carboxylase subunit beta: MDRYEQLLKEKERIRAMGGPQAVEQQHKAGKMTARERIEYFFDPGTFVEIGMHIKHRTTAFGMDKREVPAEGVVVGYGRVNGRLVMAGAEDYTAMAGTFGEYHGKKFSQAIDMAKEMGIPFVGMNDSGGARLQEGMDTLEAYAWLFRSQILASGIIPQVALLLGPCLGGQAYHPVMQDFVFQNRKTGFMGIAGPAFVKTQLGEEITLEKLCGVNAHAVKSGCTHVVTEDDQDCLDKTKELLSFLPDNNKQKPPRIETGDDPWRKVPELNRMIPEAGHIPYDMRQVIYKIVDNGYFFEIMKDFAPNVIIGFARMGGRPTGVVASQPNKIGAVITCDAADKVARFVRFCDLFNISLVNLHDTPAFMIGSNEEWKGILRHGAKMLYAYIDATVPKVTVILRKSFAGAYLGMCCKDTGADIVYAWPEAQVSIVGAETAASVIFAKEIKNAGNPEEVKAARIQEYRDLYENPYRGAERGYIDDIILPEDTRMMINRTLDMLENKDVARPWRKFSNINL, translated from the coding sequence ATGGATCGTTACGAACAGTTATTGAAAGAAAAGGAGCGGATCAGGGCGATGGGGGGCCCGCAGGCGGTGGAGCAGCAGCATAAAGCCGGCAAGATGACCGCCCGGGAACGGATTGAATACTTCTTTGATCCTGGCACCTTTGTGGAGATTGGTATGCACATCAAGCACCGGACCACTGCTTTTGGCATGGACAAAAGAGAAGTGCCGGCTGAGGGCGTAGTGGTTGGTTATGGCCGGGTCAACGGGCGGCTGGTGATGGCTGGCGCAGAAGACTATACAGCCATGGCGGGAACTTTTGGGGAGTACCATGGTAAGAAATTCTCCCAGGCTATCGATATGGCTAAAGAGATGGGGATCCCCTTTGTGGGCATGAACGACTCTGGCGGCGCCAGGTTGCAGGAGGGTATGGATACCCTGGAGGCTTACGCCTGGTTGTTTCGCTCCCAGATTCTGGCCTCTGGCATCATTCCGCAAGTCGCTTTGCTGCTGGGCCCCTGCCTTGGCGGCCAGGCCTATCACCCGGTGATGCAGGATTTTGTGTTCCAAAACAGAAAAACCGGTTTTATGGGCATTGCCGGACCGGCTTTTGTCAAGACCCAGCTGGGAGAAGAGATTACACTGGAAAAGCTGTGCGGAGTCAATGCCCATGCGGTTAAATCCGGCTGCACCCATGTGGTTACAGAAGATGACCAGGACTGCCTGGATAAGACCAAGGAGCTGTTAAGCTTCCTGCCCGACAACAACAAGCAAAAGCCCCCCAGAATTGAAACAGGGGATGACCCGTGGCGGAAAGTTCCCGAGCTTAACCGGATGATCCCCGAGGCTGGCCACATTCCCTATGATATGCGCCAGGTGATTTATAAGATTGTTGATAATGGGTATTTTTTTGAAATCATGAAGGATTTTGCCCCGAACGTGATTATCGGTTTTGCCCGGATGGGCGGCCGTCCGACGGGGGTTGTAGCCAGCCAGCCCAACAAGATAGGCGCTGTAATCACCTGTGACGCTGCCGATAAGGTGGCCAGGTTTGTGCGTTTCTGCGATCTGTTCAATATCTCCCTGGTCAACCTGCATGATACCCCGGCCTTCATGATTGGCTCCAATGAGGAGTGGAAAGGCATTCTCCGCCATGGTGCTAAAATGCTTTATGCTTACATTGACGCCACTGTCCCCAAGGTAACCGTTATCCTCCGGAAATCATTTGCCGGGGCATATTTGGGCATGTGCTGCAAGGACACCGGGGCTGATATCGTCTACGCCTGGCCGGAGGCACAGGTCAGCATTGTGGGTGCCGAAACTGCTGCCAGTGTTATTTTTGCTAAAGAAATCAAGAATGCCGGGAATCCGGAAGAAGTTAAGGCTGCCAGAATCCAGGAATACCGGGATCTGTATGAAAACCCCTACCGGGGGGCTGAGCGGGGCTATATCGACGATATCATTCTCCCGGAAGACACCAGGATGATGATTAACAGGACATTGGATATGCTTGAGAATAAAGATGTGGCCAGGCCGTGGCGGAAGTTCTCCAATATTAACCTGTAA
- a CDS encoding biotin/lipoyl-binding protein, translating into MPEITAPMVGKLLKFEVGVGDTVQVDDVVAILEAMKMHVEIYADDSGVVKALKAAEGDVVKAGDVLMVLE; encoded by the coding sequence ATGCCAGAAATAACTGCACCAATGGTGGGAAAGCTGCTTAAGTTCGAAGTTGGAGTCGGCGACACTGTCCAGGTAGACGATGTAGTTGCCATTTTGGAGGCAATGAAAATGCACGTTGAAATTTATGCGGATGATTCCGGTGTTGTTAAAGCCCTGAAAGCCGCTGAAGGCGATGTCGTCAAGGCCGGCGATGTGTTGATGGTATTGGAATAG
- a CDS encoding sigma 54-interacting transcriptional regulator, giving the protein MVRDVMEEITCSCQRNIDNFLHRMEVILDAANNGIIAIDKHGVVTIFNHAAEEITRRKKSEALGKHLSQVIIPLGLLDVLATGRGELYKFSVRYTSGNRVYITNRSPIVENGEVIGAIGVFQDISELESISEELQVVKELNRELQAIIDSSYDGIIITDAEGQVIRVNDAHERITGIKSENIQGKSMRQLVDEGHYSKSVVDAVLRQGKAVTLMERVKGGVTNTKYLLVTGSPVRDAKNGIARVVINVRDLTELSHLRQQLEETRELSERYRSELTQMRSRMVEQRGIVFNSPRMQDLLVMVMRVAQVDSTILILGESGVGKEVVAKLIHTESLRNEGPFIKINCGAIPENLLESELFGYEPGAFTGASKEGKLGMFELAHNGTLFLDEIGDLPLSLQVKLLRAIQDREIVRVGGNKPRTVNVRILAATNHNLEEMVHRGLFREDLYFRLNVVPLFIPPLRMRREEIIPLVYAFIAKYGKAYNITKEFAPEVFDIFLNYDWPGNVRELENIVERLMVTTPDTMVTSEHVPANLLPRPVKSENPSVIVRGILPLKKAVSELERQLISRAVSELGSTYKAAAVLGVNQSTVVRKMKRT; this is encoded by the coding sequence ATGGTGCGTGACGTAATGGAGGAAATTACCTGCTCCTGTCAACGGAATATAGACAATTTCCTGCACCGCATGGAAGTAATCTTGGATGCTGCCAATAATGGTATTATAGCCATTGATAAACACGGAGTAGTAACAATTTTTAACCATGCGGCTGAAGAGATAACCAGACGCAAAAAATCCGAGGCCCTGGGCAAACACCTGTCGCAGGTGATTATTCCCCTGGGCCTTTTGGATGTTCTGGCGACTGGACGAGGTGAGCTGTACAAATTTTCTGTCCGCTATACATCTGGTAACCGTGTTTATATTACTAACCGCAGCCCCATTGTTGAAAACGGGGAAGTGATTGGAGCCATCGGTGTTTTTCAGGATATTTCTGAACTGGAATCTATCTCGGAAGAACTTCAGGTGGTAAAAGAGCTGAACCGCGAGCTGCAGGCCATCATCGATTCCTCTTACGACGGAATAATTATCACCGATGCGGAAGGACAGGTGATTCGGGTTAACGATGCTCATGAACGGATTACCGGCATCAAATCTGAGAATATTCAAGGTAAATCCATGCGGCAGCTTGTCGATGAAGGCCATTATTCCAAATCAGTAGTTGATGCGGTCTTGCGGCAGGGCAAGGCCGTGACATTGATGGAAAGAGTAAAGGGAGGTGTAACCAATACCAAGTACCTGTTAGTTACTGGCAGCCCGGTGCGGGATGCCAAAAACGGCATCGCCAGGGTTGTGATCAATGTCCGGGATCTGACTGAGCTAAGCCATCTGCGCCAGCAGCTCGAGGAAACCAGGGAACTGAGCGAACGTTACCGGTCTGAACTGACGCAAATGCGCAGCCGGATGGTCGAGCAAAGAGGAATCGTGTTTAATTCCCCGCGGATGCAAGACCTGTTGGTTATGGTTATGCGGGTGGCCCAAGTGGATTCTACCATTTTAATTTTGGGGGAATCTGGTGTAGGCAAGGAAGTTGTGGCAAAGTTGATCCATACGGAGAGCTTGCGGAATGAAGGCCCCTTTATTAAGATAAATTGCGGAGCCATCCCGGAAAACCTGTTGGAGTCGGAGCTGTTTGGTTATGAACCCGGGGCTTTTACCGGCGCCAGCAAGGAAGGCAAGCTAGGCATGTTCGAGTTGGCCCATAACGGTACCCTTTTCCTGGATGAAATTGGTGACCTGCCCCTGTCTTTGCAGGTGAAACTTTTGCGGGCCATCCAGGACAGGGAAATTGTGCGGGTGGGGGGTAACAAGCCGCGAACAGTGAATGTGCGCATTTTGGCTGCGACAAATCATAATTTGGAGGAAATGGTCCATCGGGGCTTGTTTCGCGAAGACCTGTATTTCAGGCTGAATGTGGTGCCCTTGTTCATTCCGCCCCTGAGGATGCGGCGGGAGGAAATTATCCCGTTGGTTTATGCATTTATCGCTAAATATGGCAAAGCCTATAACATCACCAAAGAATTTGCGCCGGAAGTATTTGATATTTTTCTTAACTATGATTGGCCTGGAAACGTGAGGGAGTTAGAAAATATCGTCGAACGGCTGATGGTTACCACCCCTGATACAATGGTAACATCTGAACATGTTCCCGCTAATCTCTTGCCAAGGCCTGTAAAAAGCGAAAACCCCTCGGTGATTGTGCGGGGGATTTTGCCTCTAAAAAAGGCGGTTTCCGAACTGGAGCGTCAATTAATCAGCCGTGCTGTCAGCGAGTTGGGCAGTACTTATAAGGCGGCGGCTGTTTTGGGTGTTAACCAGTCTACTGTGGTCCGGAAGATGAAAAGAACCTGA
- the minD gene encoding septum site-determining protein MinD gives MGEVIVVTSGKGGVGKTTTTANIGTGLALLGHKVVLVDTDIGLRNLDIVMGLENRIVYDIVDATSGSCRLKQALIKDKRFEDLYLLPAAQTKDKTAVSPQQMVDLCQQLKADFDYVIIDCPAGIEQGFKNAIAGAEKAIVVTTPEVAAVRDADRVIGLLEAAELRDPKLIINRIRLSMVKKGDMMDIDDMIDILAIGLLGVVPEDEHIVISTNRGEPAVLDKASRAGEAYRNISRRITGEDVPLMNLETGEGLMGRLRRIIGLAR, from the coding sequence ATGGGCGAAGTCATAGTCGTCACTTCAGGTAAAGGCGGTGTAGGGAAGACGACCACAACGGCCAACATCGGCACAGGCCTGGCGCTATTAGGTCATAAAGTTGTTTTGGTCGATACTGATATTGGCCTGCGCAATTTGGATATAGTCATGGGTCTGGAAAACAGGATCGTGTATGATATTGTTGATGCAACAAGCGGCAGTTGTCGCTTAAAGCAGGCCCTGATCAAGGATAAGCGTTTTGAGGACCTGTATTTGCTGCCGGCCGCTCAAACTAAAGATAAGACTGCAGTCAGTCCTCAGCAGATGGTCGATCTTTGTCAGCAGCTCAAAGCTGATTTTGACTATGTGATTATCGATTGTCCTGCCGGAATTGAGCAGGGATTTAAAAACGCCATTGCCGGTGCAGAAAAGGCGATTGTGGTCACAACACCAGAAGTTGCAGCAGTTAGAGACGCTGACAGGGTGATCGGGCTTTTAGAGGCAGCTGAACTAAGAGACCCCAAATTGATTATCAACCGGATCCGGCTAAGCATGGTGAAAAAAGGCGACATGATGGATATTGATGACATGATTGATATCCTGGCAATTGGCCTTTTGGGGGTTGTTCCGGAGGATGAGCACATTGTCATATCCACCAACCGGGGGGAGCCAGCGGTGCTGGATAAAGCATCCAGGGCGGGTGAGGCTTATCGCAATATCTCTCGCCGGATCACTGGAGAAGACGTCCCTCTCATGAACCTGGAAACCGGTGAGGGCTTGATGGGGCGTCTGCGTCGTATTATAGGCCTTGCTAGATAA